In the Spirochaetia bacterium 38H-sp genome, ATGCCTTTTGCCTCAGCTATTGCCATGTTTTTCTCCTTGTACAAGATATTTTTTTGCGGCGGATATAAACTCATCCGTCCTAAAGTCTAGACTGCCTTCCTGCAGTCCCAGTATGCGCTCGTATGCATACTGATAGCTGTCCATGAGTTCTATTAGTTTTTGCTCGTACTCAGGGTTTTTTGCCAGACCAAGTAGATATTCTGCTACTTCAGTGGTGATTGCAAGGGATAGTGTTATGATAAATCTTGCTGCGTTGCTTGGATTCATCCTGCCTATGTCAAATGTTCCTTCTTTTTGTCCTTGTATTATGTATTCTTTATAAAAAGGCAGGGTTTTTTTGTATGTCAATTCTTCCAGTTTTTTCCTCATTGTGAGACTTGCAGGGTTTAGCCAAGTTTTTAGTGTTTCTATTATTACGGGGAGTCTGTCCAGCTTGTATTGTGTTGCCTTGTTGGTTATTCTTTTTGTTTTTTCCAGTATGCTTAGGCTGTCGTCTTCCAATATTTGTTTTAACTGCTGCAGGCTTTCTTCTGCCATAAGTTCTACTATTGTTTCTAGAAGTTCTTCTTTTGATTTAAAGTGATGATAAAATGTGCCTTTTGCTATGCCTGTGTTTCTTATGATTTCTTCTATGGATACTGTGTCGTAGCCTTTTGTTAAGAATAGGTTGGTGGCTGTGTTTATTATTTTTTCTTTTGTTGTCATTTTTTTTCTCTCGACCGACGGTCAGTCTATTTGATATGTTAGTGCTGTTTTGCATATAAGTCAAGTTTTTTTGTTTTCTTTATTAATCTTTTTACGATTTTCTTGTAAAATATTGGAAGTTGCTGTTTCCTTTTTTTGATTTTTGCTTTTGCCGGAGGCAGGCCGTCCGCAGCTTGCTGCGGTAAGGCCGTTCGGTATTGTTTATTGTGCTTTATTCTATTTTTTTGCTTTGTTATATTAGTGTTAGTGTTTTTGGAGGGTTTGTGACTGTACGTGGTTTTATTTCTGCTAAGAATAAGAGAAAGCTTTCTATGTTGACTTGCTATGATGCGTCTTTTGCTCGGTTGCTCAATGATACGGATGTGGATTGTCTCCTTGTTGGTGATAGTCTTGCTATGGTCGTTTACGGTTATGATACTACTGTACATGCTACTGTGGAGATGATGGCGAGGCATACAGAGGCTGTACGTCGCGGTGCCCCTGATAAGATGATTGTTGCAGATATGCCGTTTTTGTCTGTGCAGCAGGGTGCTGCGGAGGCGGTTAGGGCGGCGGGTGCGCTTGTGCGTGCAGGTGCGGATGCTGTCAAGGTTGAGGGCTACCGTGGTTATGAGGATGCGATTGCAGCTGTTATTTCTGCGGGGATTCCTGTTATGGGACATTTGGGGCTTACTCCTCAGTTTTATCATGTCTTTGGCGGTTTTAAGGTCCAGGGACGGGATGAGGCTTCTAGGCGTCATATTCTTGAGGGTGCTCATGTTTTGCAGGATTTGGGTGTTTTTTCTATTGTTCTGGAGTGCATTCCTTCTCCTCTTGCAAAGGCTGTGACAAAAGAAATTAGGGTTCCCACTATAGGGATTGGTGCAGGACCAGATACGGATGGTCAGGTGCTTGTATTATATGATCTTGCGGCGTTTGTGTCGGATAAACCGCTCAGGTTTGTGAGGCGTTATGCGGAGCTTGGTGCAGAGCTCAGGGATGCTGTCAATCGCTATGTAGATGATGTGCAGTCAGGGGCTTTTCCTTCCTTGTCAGAGAGTTTTGAGGAGTAGTTATGAGCGATGCTTCTGAGAATAAAAAAAATATTCTTATACATATGACGGGCTCCATTGCCTGCTACAAGGCGGCAGCTCTTGCTTCTATGCTTGTAAAGTCAGGTTATGGGGTGCAGGTGACTGCTACTGAGTCGGCTCTCAAATTTATAGGCGAGGCCACTTTTGAGGGACTTACGAGACGACCTGTTATTACTGACACCTTTGGTGGTAAACCGGATTTTATCCCGCACATAAGTCTTGCTCAGGATTGGGCTGACTTGTTGCTTGTATATCCCGCAAGTGCCAACTGTATTGCGCGGATGGCTGCGGGCTTTGCTGATGATATCTTCGGTGCCATTTTTCTTGCCAATAATTTTAAAAAACCTGTATGGCTTGCCCCTGCTATGAATACTCAGATGTTTCTACATCCTGCCACTCAAAGAAATATGAAGATTTTGGAAGAATGGGGGGTTAAGATTTTTTCTCCCGTAGAGGGTGTGCTTGCCTGTGGTACTGTTGGGACCGGCAGGCTTGCGGAGCCAGAGGATATGTTTTTCCGGATAAAGGAGGAATTGTGAAGATTCTTGTAACAGGTGGAGGCTGTAAGGAGTACATAGATGATATACGGGCCATAGTTAACCGCTCGTCAGGCACAACATCCAGTGTGATAGCAGAAACACTGAGCTCTGCAGGGCATGAGGTTACTGCTATGATAGGTGTGGCAGAGAGACTGCCTGTAGGTGTGCGCCTTATAAGGTTTTCCGGCTTTGATAATCTTGCTTCTGAAATGGAAAAAGAACTCACAAAATCTCATTATGATGTTGTAATACATGCTGCTGCTGTAAGCGACTACAAGCCAGCAGGCGTCTTTAGAGAAACAGGCAGGACTACTGAACATGGCGGGGTCGTCAAACTTGAGCTTATGCCGGAAGGCATGCAAAAAAAACTGGATTCAGGAAAGATCCTTTGGCTAAAGCTCGAACCCACTGACAAGCTTATAGCACGCATCAAGCACTGGGCACCGGACAGCCTTCTTATAGGCTTTAAGCTTACAAGCGGTGCGGGAAAAGACGAGATAGCCATTTCTGTTGCAAGAATAATGGACAGTGGTGCTGACCTTGTGGTACACAATGACATAGAAGAAATAGAAAACATGGGTGTACGCGCTCACATCTGGAAAAAAGGCGAAGAACCTGTGTCTGTTGACAGCAATACGCAACTTGCTGAGCAGCTTCTAGACATGATAACTGACTGGGAAATAGAAAAACAACTGTGAGGACGAGATGAGAATAGAAGTCTTAAAATCCAAAATACACAAAGCAACAGTGACAGAAACACGGATAGACTACCACGGCTCAATCTCCATAGACCCTGAGCTGTACAGAAAAGCCGGCTTCTTCCCGCACGAGAAAGTTGATGTCTTTAACATCAACAACGGGGCTCGTTTTACGACCTACATAATAGACGGAAAAAAAGGCGAAATATGCATCAACGGAGCGGCAGCCCGCCTTGCCGAGCCTGGCGATCGCGTGATAATAGTCTCATATGCAAGCATAAGCCCGGAAGAGGCAGAAAACTGGCATCCTACAGTGGCTCTTATGGATGATAAAAACAATATAGAAGAAATAATAAAAACCTGATACCGAACGCACAGCCCGCTGCGCGGTCAGTGCTGCCACCAGGCGTAAGAAGATAAGTCCCAAAAACATAGCTATCATAATAAGAAATCAGGTTTTGATAAAATAATTATAGCTAAAATTCTCTACACTATGAAATAACTTAAGTAGATTATCATTCACAATAAAAAGATCTTTTTGTAAATCTATCTCTACAGTTTTTGTTGCAATCATATATCTTAAAATTTTTATTAAAAGTATTTTTTCATATAGACTATACTTTATAACTAGTAATAGTTTTAAAAGGTGAGAAATGACTCATTATTTTCCAATAGAAATAAAAGGTTGATTTGATGAAGTTGTAGAGAAGGTCTCCAGGGCACTCAAGGTGGAGGTTCTTAAAAAAGAGGGCTAAGAATTGTGATGGTGAGAGATTGAGTAAATGATGCTCCTGCACTGGCTACTGCGGATGTTGGTATAGCTATCAGGGCAGGAACGGACGCAGCTGTGGAGACAGCTGATGTAATTCTGGTCAGAAGTAATCCTTCTGATGTTGCATCTATCTTTACTCTTGCTAAAGCTGCATACAGGAAAATGGTCCAAAATCTGCTCTGGGCAACTGGGTATAATGTACTTGCCATTCCTCTTGCTGCCGGAGTTTTGGCTTCCTTGGGGATTATTCTCAGTCCTGCCATGGTCGCGGTACTTATGTCCCTGAGTACGGTAGTGGGGTGTATGTATGCTGTAGATAAATACGTTGTGTGTTCTCTGTTTGATTTGTAGAATATGACTAGTTTTGTGAGCAATAATTTTTAAGCAGATATGTCCTGTCCATATCCTGTGCTGTTTGTACTTCTGCCGCAGGCAGGCTTTGCCGTGTTTATGGCTCTGCGCTTCTTGTTTTTGCACGGCAAAGCCGTTCGAACTAAGATTGTTAAAAAAAAAGCTTGCATGTGTAAAAAAATCGTGTTAATATTTTAACGTTAAAACAGGCTGCGCTCCTGTTTTAGTATCCCGTATGTATTACGGTATTTTATTTTAACGTTAAAAGAGGTGATCCTATGAAGAGGTTTGTTGCTTTTTTTATTGTTCTTTTGCTGTGTTCTGTTTACTTGTTTGCAGGACCTCAGGCAGAAGGTTCTTCCGGCTCTGTCCTTCCTTTTGATCCGGAGAAGATCTACGATTTGCGTATAGGTCTTTTTCCGGATCTTTCTACTTCTTATCCTAAGGATTGGGTATCCGATGAGTTTAAAAAGATGTATCCCAACATCAATCTTGAAGTTGTAGAAGGTGATTGGGACGGTCATCATGACAGACTGGTTTCTGTTATTGCAGCTGGTGAGGGCGCATGTGATATAGAAGCTATTGATGAGGGCTTCTTGGGACAGCTTAAGGGTGGTTTTGTTGATTTGTATGCGGAGCCTTTTAATGCGGCGTCTGTTACGGATAAGATTGTTGCATATGGTATCAATAATGGCACTAAGGATGGAAGACTTATTGCTGTTCCTGTTGATACTTCTCCTGTTGTTCTCTTCTATCGTAAGGATGTTGCAGATGAGGTTGGAGTGAGCTTTGAAAATCTCTCTTCTTATCGTGATTTTATTGAGATAGGCAAAAAGGTTGTAAAAGATACAAATGGTGATGGCGAGATGGACCGCTTTCTTTTTGCAAATGCTCTTGAGTTTTCTCTTATTCCTCTCAACAACGGTGTAGGCTGCTGGGTGGATGAGCAGGGTAGAGTTATGGAGCCCAGGGAGAAATTTATAGAACTCCTTAATCTTGTAAAAGAGGCTGCGGATGCCGGTGTTTGTGCAAATCTAGAAGAGTGGAGCGACCCGTGGGCTGCTGCATATGGCAACGGCACTGTTGTTGCACGTATGGAAGGTGCATGGTTTGAAGGTTCTCTCAACAGCTGGATGGCTCCCGACCTTTCTGGCAAATGGCGTGTAACTTATCTGCCGGGAAATGCCAAGGTTAATGCTGGTGGAACTTATCTCGGTGTCCCCTCTCAGACTTCTGTTGAGAATCAGGCTGCTGCATGGGAGGTAATAAAGTTTCTCACTACCATGGAGTCTGCTCAGGGAAGACATCTCAAAGAGATAGGGGCATTTCCTGTTCTCAAGTCTCTCTATGATTCTCCCATAATGGGCGAGTCTGTAGAGTATTTTGGTGGACAGGCAGCGCACAAAGTTGCTGCAGACGTTGCAAAGCAGATTCCTGTGCTCAATCCCGGAGAATATGACCAGGCTGCACGGGGCATATGGCAGAATGTTGTTGCCAATGTAATAGCAGGTACCATGACAGTAGAAGAGGCTTATGAGTCTGCTAAGCAGAACATAGAAGCTCTTATGGATTAAGTTTTGCGGGCAGCCTGATTTTGGCTGCCCCTCTTACGGAGGAATGTATGGATATGACAGATAGTGCTGTGCTTGCAAGTAGAAGGAATAGTGGAGGAGAGTTTTCCCTGCTAAAGCCAGGTAGAATCCTTACCTATATTGTGCTAGTTCTGTTGGCTTTGGCTTTTGCCTTTCCCTTTTATTATGTTTTTGTTCTTGCATCATGGCCAAATGATAATATATTTGTCTGGCCGCCGCATCTTTTGCCTGGCCCTGCTTTTGTTGATAATTATCATGCACTCTTTGAGCAGGTTGATTTTTACAGAAATCTCTTTAACAGTGCTGCTATCGCAACCCTTGCAACAGTGACAATAATCTTTTTCTGCACTATGGGTGGTGCTGCTTTTGCATTGTATGAGCTTAAAGGAAAGAAAACTCTTTTTAGTCTGATGCTTCTTACTTATATGATTCCAGGCTCGCTAAGTATCGTGCCTTTTTTTAAGATTATCAATGTTCTTGGATGGTATAATACCTGGCTGCCCATGATAATCCCAGGGATGGCCAATGCCTTTGGAATCTTTCTTATGACCCAGTATATCAAGCCTGCTGTTCCCATAGACCTTATGGATGCTGCACGTATAGACGGGATGAGTGAGTTTGGTATATTGCTCAAGATTATCTTTCCTCTTGCAAAGAGCGGTATTTCTGTTCTTGGTATTCTTACGTTTATAGGTTCCTGGAATACTTTTTTATTTGCATACATCATGCTTCCCGACGAAAAATTGACTACTTTTCCTGTTGTCCTTGCAAAGCTTTTTAGCAAAACAAGTGGTGGTTACGGTGCCCTGATGGTTGGTAATGCGATAGCTCTGATACCACTTATCATTGTTTTGCTTTTTTTCTCCAAACAGATTATAGCAGGGATAACAGAGGGAAGCCTCAAAGGATAGGAGTTGTGTTATGAAAAAAATAAACTTTACAAAGTTGACGCCCTATTTTTATGTGGCTCCCTTTTTTATACTTTTTGCTGTTTTTGGTATTTTCCCGCTATTTTATTCCATAGTACTTTCTTTTTTCAAATGGACTCCATCCGGGCCAGAAAAATTTGTGGGTTTTGCCAATTATATAAGGTATTTTACCAAGGACCCATACTTTGGCCGTTCTGTCTATAATACGATTTTACTGCTTTTTACTGGTTCTTATGTCCAGCATCTTTTTGCTCTTCCTCTAGCCATTATGCTTAACCAGAAGTTTGTTAAAGGGAGGGATGTTCTCAAAACCATTTATTTTATCCCCAATATAACCAGTGCGGTTGTTGTTACAATTATTTTTTCTATGCTTTTTGATGAGAAGTTTGGTTTTGTCAATTATATCATGGAAACATGGTTTGGACTTCCTGAGATACACTGGTTGTCTTCCAGTCCCGGGATAAAGGCTACTGTTTCTATCATTCTTAACTGGAAGTATATAGGTTTTTACACTATTTTGTATCTTGCAGGCTTGCAGGCTATTCCTTCTGAGTTATACGAATCCGCTCATATGGATGGAGCAAATGTATGGCAGCAGCATCTAAAGATAACCATTCCTCTGCTTTTGCCTGTTATCTTTTTTGCTCTATCTATTTCTACAATAAATGGATTACAGCTTTTTGATGAGCCATTTATTCTTACAGGTCAGTACAGCAGGATGGGGGGGGTTGACAACGGAGGCCTTACAACAACTTTTTATCTTATGTTTCTTGGCTTTAGGCTAGGACGTTTTGGCCGTGCAAGTGCTGTTGCCTGGTTGCAGTTTTTTATAATTCTCGGTTTTACGGTTGTGTTAAGACTTATTATCAACAAATTTGATTATACTATTGAGAAGAAAGAAAAATAGAGAGCATTTGCTTGATATAATTTACAGGAGTTTTTATGCGTATATATATTTCACACGAAGGGTACATAAAGGATGGTCTTAAGTTTGCTGTCATAGAGCTTGGAAGCCCCAAGAAACTGGAGAAATCCTATTTTCTTATAGACGAAGATGGAAGTAAAGTGTATGAGATGAACCCAGATGAGCCTGTACAAGTTGCTAACTGGAAGAAAGGTGCATATTTTTCCCGTGTGGATTTTAGCTCTTTCTGCAAAACTGGTCGCTTTGCAATATCTTCATCTGGTGGTATGAGAAGTGAGTTCTTTACGATAGGTGAGAAGTTTGCAGAAAATGCTCTGGATGACATAGTGTTTTATCTCAAAGGCCAGCGTTGTAGCGGTGTCTACGATGCTGCTGATAGGAAATTGCCTGTTTATGGTTCTGATGAGACCTACGATGTCCATGGAGGCTGGTATGATGCAGCAGGGGATTACGGCAAGTATCTATCACATCTTGCATATGCAAGATATATGAGTCCCCAGCAGACTCCTCTTGTTGTCTGGTCTCTTTTGTCAGGACTGGATATCCTCAAGTCTTCAGGATACCCAAAGGAGTCTCTCAATCGCATGCAGGAAGAAGCCCTATACGGAGCGGATTTTCTTATGAGAATGCAGCATCCTAACGGATTCTTCTTCATGATAGTCTTTGCAAGATGGAGCCATGACCCTGCACAGAGAGAATTATGTTCTTATGAGACCCAGAAGGGAATAAAAACAGCGGATTATCAGGCAGGATTTAGGGAAGGCGGGGGCATGGCAATAGCTGCCCTTGCTCGTGCGGCAGGAATTGGCACAGGACTTGATTTTTCTTCTGGAGAATATCTTGCTGCAGCAGAAAAAGGATATCAGCACCTAAAAGAAAAAAATACAGAATATGTATACGGAGGAGAAGAAAACATCATAGACGAGTACTGCGCTCTGACTGCTGCGGCCGAGCTTTATGCTGTAAGCAAAAACAGCAAATACCTTGCAGAGATAAAAGGCTGGTATGCAAAGCTCAAGTCCAGATGGCAGGCCGATGGTTGGTTTAAAGCTGACAGCAAGGGTGAGCGCTCTTTTTTTCATGCCTCCGATTACGGCCTTCTGTATATGTCCATTTTGAGAGCTTCTTCTGTGATAGAAGATTTAGAGGATGCAGAATATTCTGCTCTTTCACAGGATATGAAAGATTTTGTCGTAGGATGTCTAAAAAAAGAGCTTGAACGGATTACATCCATTGACAATCCCTTTATGCTTCCTCTGCACTTTGTGAGGACAGAGAATTATAATGATAGGCTTATGTTCTTTTTCCCTCATAAGAACGAAAGCGGATATTGGTGGCAGGGAGAAAATGCAAGGCTTGCATCCCTGTCTGCAGCATTATTGGCTATGCGGAGCAATCTTACAAGTGTAGTCGCTACCGAGTCTTTTATCAGGAAGCTCAGAGAACATGCAGAATCCCTTATCTACTGGATACTTGGGCTCAACCCCTTTGATGTTTGCATGATGCAGGGGAGAGGTAGAAACAATCCCCGCTACGAAGAAGGTTTCCCCAATGCTCCCGGCGGCGTTTGTAATGGCATAACAAGCGGCTTTTACAATGAAGATGATATCGCTTTTCTGCCCCTGCCTGAGGCAAACGACATGGCGCAGAGATGGCGCTGGTCAGAGCAATGGATACCCCACGGAGCATGGCTGTTTCTTGCACTATCTTATTATTATGCACTAGGAGGAAAGAAACAATGAAACTAGTTGCTGCAGTCATGTTACTTGTAATGGGGCTTATGACCTCATCATGTCAGACCTCCGGCTCAAGCCAACAACCCAAGATTGGCCTTGCCGGTGCGCGGGCATCAAGTTATGGCATAAGACCTTTCCCCTCTCCGCAGGAGTGGATAAAGATATCAAAAGAGGCACAAGAAAGGCTTGGCGGCAGGCAACCTTCTCTTATCTGGATATTGGGAGAAGTAAACATGCTGAGAGGCAAAGCAAGCTGTACACTGGATATGCAACCCTTGGAAACACAATCAAAGTACATAAAATTTAACAACAGAAACCAGGAAGAATACCTCACAGCCTTTGACAAAGCCGGTATAAAAGTCTTTTTGCAGGTTGAGCCTGGAGATGCCGATGTTGGCGAACTCATAAAAATAGTACTGGATGCATATGCTTTGCATCCCTCTGTTATTGGGTTTGGCGTGGATGTGGAGTGGCTCTCGCCAGGAGGTACGGATGGCTGGGGAAGAAAGGTTAGTGACAAAGAGGCAGAACAATGGGAAGAATTGGTAAAATCCTACAACTCCGAGTACCGCCTTTTTTTAAAACACTGGGACAATCGCTGGATGCCCCCCACCTACAGAGGCGATATAATATTTGTAAATGACTCTCAGGGATTTTCCACTCTCCCATCTATGAAAGAAGAATTCCTATCGTGGGCAGAGTATTTTTATCCCAATCCGGTTGCCTTCCAGATAGGCTATGATGCGGACAGACAAATCTGGGAAAAACTGGGAGACCCAATGCAGCTTGGAGCGAAACTTGCAGAAAAAGTAAAACAAGAACTTTCCCTGTACTGGGTTGATTTTACACTCAGAGAAGTAATAAAATAAACCGAACGGCGGAGCCTGGTGGCTTCCGCCTTTTTTGAATAACCCGTGACTATTTTCTTTATTAAAGGGTTTTTATTTTGATTGACATAATGACTATATTGTTTATAATAAACTATGATGGAGAGGATATTCCTTGACAACAGCCTTCTGCTTACTTACTCGTGCGGAGATGTAAATGGCCCCAAGTAGCAAAAATCAAGTTTTCTCTGCAAATCAGATAGCCAAGATATGCGGAGTAGTAAATCAGACCGTAATCAACTGGATACGGGACGGGCATCTTGTTGCCTTTAGAACTCCGGGTAATCAATACAGAGTCTACAAAGATGAGCTTTTAAAATTCCTTGAAAAAAGGCAGATAAGGATACCAGATTATCTAAACGATGACAATCAGAACTCTACCCCTACCTACAAGCTACTCATCGTTGATGATGATGAGGAAATAAACAATCTTATTTATAGATTTATAATAAAAAAGTTTAAGAATTTTGATATCAGGCAAGCATATAACGGATTTGAGGCTGGCAAGCTCCTCGCATCTCATAAGCCGGATATAGTTTTGCTTGACATAGACCTCCCCGGATTAAATGGACATGAGCTTTGTAGGCAGATAAAGAATGATTCTGAGTTTGGTTCTCCTATTGTTTTTGTCATAACAGGTCTTGACTCCGATGATGACAGAGAAAAAATTCTGGAAGAAGGAGCAGATGATTTCTTTGGTAAGCCAATAGATTTTGATCTTCTTTACAAAAAAATAAAAAAGGTTATGCGTATATGAGCGTTTCCCGCAAGCTTCTTCTTGTTGAGGATGAGGATTCTATACGGCTTTCTCTAAGAGACTTTCTCGTTGACAAAGGTTATGATGTTATGGTTGCCTCTGATGGGCTTGGTGCTATAAGACAGCTTACTGATTATGATTTTGACCTTATAATAAGCGATTACAGGATGGATAATCTGGGTGGGAGCTATTGGGTAAGATTTCTAAGCAAGTTCTGCTCTTCTGTACCTGTTCTTATTATATCGGGTTTTCTTCCCGGAGATACTGAGTTGCCTTTTCCTGTTGTTTATAAACCTTTTGATTATGATGATATCCTTATCAAGATAGAAGAGGTTATGGGAGGATGAGAAAGGCTTTCTTTGCATCCGTGCATGGCAGGGTGCAGGGAGTTGGCTTTCGTTATTCTTGTAAGATACAGGCAGATAAGCTTGGGATTACAGGCTGGGTAAGAAACATGCCAGATGGTTCTGTGGAGCTGTATGCAGAAGGCGATGAAACTGCTCTGTCTTCTTTTAGAGAATGGCTGTATAGAGGACCTTCTTTTGCAAGGGTTGATAGGGTAATTGCAAGCT is a window encoding:
- a CDS encoding response regulator is translated as MSVSRKLLLVEDEDSIRLSLRDFLVDKGYDVMVASDGLGAIRQLTDYDFDLIISDYRMDNLGGSYWVRFLSKFCSSVPVLIISGFLPGDTELPFPVVYKPFDYDDILIKIEEVMGG
- a CDS encoding flavoprotein, translating into MSDASENKKNILIHMTGSIACYKAAALASMLVKSGYGVQVTATESALKFIGEATFEGLTRRPVITDTFGGKPDFIPHISLAQDWADLLLVYPASANCIARMAAGFADDIFGAIFLANNFKKPVWLAPAMNTQMFLHPATQRNMKILEEWGVKIFSPVEGVLACGTVGTGRLAEPEDMFFRIKEEL
- a CDS encoding response regulator, with translation MAPSSKNQVFSANQIAKICGVVNQTVINWIRDGHLVAFRTPGNQYRVYKDELLKFLEKRQIRIPDYLNDDNQNSTPTYKLLIVDDDEEINNLIYRFIIKKFKNFDIRQAYNGFEAGKLLASHKPDIVLLDIDLPGLNGHELCRQIKNDSEFGSPIVFVITGLDSDDDREKILEEGADDFFGKPIDFDLLYKKIKKVMRI
- a CDS encoding acylphosphatase; this encodes MRKAFFASVHGRVQGVGFRYSCKIQADKLGITGWVRNMPDGSVELYAEGDETALSSFREWLYRGPSFARVDRVIASYCEPEGCFDEFYVRFL
- a CDS encoding glycoside hydrolase family 9 protein; the encoded protein is MRIYISHEGYIKDGLKFAVIELGSPKKLEKSYFLIDEDGSKVYEMNPDEPVQVANWKKGAYFSRVDFSSFCKTGRFAISSSGGMRSEFFTIGEKFAENALDDIVFYLKGQRCSGVYDAADRKLPVYGSDETYDVHGGWYDAAGDYGKYLSHLAYARYMSPQQTPLVVWSLLSGLDILKSSGYPKESLNRMQEEALYGADFLMRMQHPNGFFFMIVFARWSHDPAQRELCSYETQKGIKTADYQAGFREGGGMAIAALARAAGIGTGLDFSSGEYLAAAEKGYQHLKEKNTEYVYGGEENIIDEYCALTAAAELYAVSKNSKYLAEIKGWYAKLKSRWQADGWFKADSKGERSFFHASDYGLLYMSILRASSVIEDLEDAEYSALSQDMKDFVVGCLKKELERITSIDNPFMLPLHFVRTENYNDRLMFFFPHKNESGYWWQGENARLASLSAALLAMRSNLTSVVATESFIRKLREHAESLIYWILGLNPFDVCMMQGRGRNNPRYEEGFPNAPGGVCNGITSGFYNEDDIAFLPLPEANDMAQRWRWSEQWIPHGAWLFLALSYYYALGGKKQ
- a CDS encoding sugar ABC transporter permease; this translates as MKKINFTKLTPYFYVAPFFILFAVFGIFPLFYSIVLSFFKWTPSGPEKFVGFANYIRYFTKDPYFGRSVYNTILLLFTGSYVQHLFALPLAIMLNQKFVKGRDVLKTIYFIPNITSAVVVTIIFSMLFDEKFGFVNYIMETWFGLPEIHWLSSSPGIKATVSIILNWKYIGFYTILYLAGLQAIPSELYESAHMDGANVWQQHLKITIPLLLPVIFFALSISTINGLQLFDEPFILTGQYSRMGGVDNGGLTTTFYLMFLGFRLGRFGRASAVAWLQFFIILGFTVVLRLIINKFDYTIEKKEK
- a CDS encoding extracellular solute-binding protein, which produces MKRFVAFFIVLLLCSVYLFAGPQAEGSSGSVLPFDPEKIYDLRIGLFPDLSTSYPKDWVSDEFKKMYPNINLEVVEGDWDGHHDRLVSVIAAGEGACDIEAIDEGFLGQLKGGFVDLYAEPFNAASVTDKIVAYGINNGTKDGRLIAVPVDTSPVVLFYRKDVADEVGVSFENLSSYRDFIEIGKKVVKDTNGDGEMDRFLFANALEFSLIPLNNGVGCWVDEQGRVMEPREKFIELLNLVKEAADAGVCANLEEWSDPWAAAYGNGTVVARMEGAWFEGSLNSWMAPDLSGKWRVTYLPGNAKVNAGGTYLGVPSQTSVENQAAAWEVIKFLTTMESAQGRHLKEIGAFPVLKSLYDSPIMGESVEYFGGQAAHKVAADVAKQIPVLNPGEYDQAARGIWQNVVANVIAGTMTVEEAYESAKQNIEALMD
- a CDS encoding TetR/AcrR family transcriptional regulator, translated to MTTKEKIINTATNLFLTKGYDTVSIEEIIRNTGIAKGTFYHHFKSKEELLETIVELMAEESLQQLKQILEDDSLSILEKTKRITNKATQYKLDRLPVIIETLKTWLNPASLTMRKKLEELTYKKTLPFYKEYIIQGQKEGTFDIGRMNPSNAARFIITLSLAITTEVAEYLLGLAKNPEYEQKLIELMDSYQYAYERILGLQEGSLDFRTDEFISAAKKYLVQGEKHGNS
- the panD gene encoding aspartate 1-decarboxylase, with translation MRIEVLKSKIHKATVTETRIDYHGSISIDPELYRKAGFFPHEKVDVFNINNGARFTTYIIDGKKGEICINGAAARLAEPGDRVIIVSYASISPEEAENWHPTVALMDDKNNIEEIIKT
- the panB gene encoding 3-methyl-2-oxobutanoate hydroxymethyltransferase, translating into MTVRGFISAKNKRKLSMLTCYDASFARLLNDTDVDCLLVGDSLAMVVYGYDTTVHATVEMMARHTEAVRRGAPDKMIVADMPFLSVQQGAAEAVRAAGALVRAGADAVKVEGYRGYEDAIAAVISAGIPVMGHLGLTPQFYHVFGGFKVQGRDEASRRHILEGAHVLQDLGVFSIVLECIPSPLAKAVTKEIRVPTIGIGAGPDTDGQVLVLYDLAAFVSDKPLRFVRRYAELGAELRDAVNRYVDDVQSGAFPSLSESFEE
- a CDS encoding carbohydrate ABC transporter permease, with translation MDMTDSAVLASRRNSGGEFSLLKPGRILTYIVLVLLALAFAFPFYYVFVLASWPNDNIFVWPPHLLPGPAFVDNYHALFEQVDFYRNLFNSAAIATLATVTIIFFCTMGGAAFALYELKGKKTLFSLMLLTYMIPGSLSIVPFFKIINVLGWYNTWLPMIIPGMANAFGIFLMTQYIKPAVPIDLMDAARIDGMSEFGILLKIIFPLAKSGISVLGILTFIGSWNTFLFAYIMLPDEKLTTFPVVLAKLFSKTSGGYGALMVGNAIALIPLIIVLLFFSKQIIAGITEGSLKG
- a CDS encoding phosphopantothenoylcysteine decarboxylase; protein product: MKILVTGGGCKEYIDDIRAIVNRSSGTTSSVIAETLSSAGHEVTAMIGVAERLPVGVRLIRFSGFDNLASEMEKELTKSHYDVVIHAAAVSDYKPAGVFRETGRTTEHGGVVKLELMPEGMQKKLDSGKILWLKLEPTDKLIARIKHWAPDSLLIGFKLTSGAGKDEIAISVARIMDSGADLVVHNDIEEIENMGVRAHIWKKGEEPVSVDSNTQLAEQLLDMITDWEIEKQL